CGAACCATTCCAGTTGCCTGGCCGATTCTTACTGGATTGAGGTCCGCCGTTGTCGCTCAGAAAAAAGATGAGCGTGTCATCGCGCAATCCGTTCTGCTCAAGAGCATCGACAACCTTGCCGATTCCTGCGTCCATCGTACTAACCATTGCCGCATAGATGCGTCGCTTGCGCTGCTCGATATGCGCGTACTCCTGAATGGCTTCTTTCGGAGCCTGTAGCGGTGCATGCGGGGCGTTGTAGGCGAGGAAGAGAAAGAAAGGATTGTCGCGGTTGGTCTCAACAAACTTAGCAGCATCTTCGCTGAGAGCAGTCGTCAGGTAGCCTTTGAACTCAGCCGGCTTGCCATTGCGTTCCAACGCTTGCAAATAAGCTTCTTTCACGGGCTTTCGCAGGTCAATCTTGAAGTAGTCGTGACCTCCACCAAGGAAACCATAAAAGTAGTCGAAGCCTCGATGGTTCGGATGGAACAGTGAAGCAGCCCCCAGATGCCACTTGCCGATGACTCCTGTTCGATAACCTGCTTTCTGCAGTAGCTTAGGAAACAGGGTAATCGTGGGATCGATGCCCATGTAGGGATTTGACGGATCGTAGGCGGGATTCGTCTCGAAACCGAATCGTTGCTGATATCGCCCCGACAACAATCCAGCACGGCTCGGGCCACAGTACGGATGCGTCACATAGCCATTGGTGAATGTCACTCCGGAAGCGGCGAGCGCGTCGAGATGCGGAGTCCGAATGTCCGTTGACCCAGTGAAGCCAGCATCGGCGTAGCCCATGTCGTCGGCCATGATCACGATGATGTTCGGCCTCTGGGCAGAAGCTAAGGAGCTAAGCGATAAGAAGACCAGGCAGATGGAGTATTTCATAACCAATTCTCTGTATGCGAGTATTTGATCTCGTAGTGATTCTATTTCATTGGTCAGAGCAGCAGCTACTTCTTCGAGCGACCTTCGCGAATCCCCTCAACCACGATCGAAGCGGGGGGAGCGTCGACATCACCTTTCGCGAAAGTTACCAGTCGCTGACATTCGCTACGCATTTCCTCAAGCACTTCTGCGTAGGTAACTCTGCTAGCCAGGTTGTTGCTTTCGCTCGGGTCGGAAGCAAGATGAAACAGTTCTTCGTAGACAGGCTGTTCACCACGGATTGAGCTCGTCAGCCAGTCGGCGTAGCTCTCGATTTGGCTTGGAGTCACCTGATAGAGCGTTTTCTTTGTGACGCTCGAAAACTGAGCTCGATCATTCTTGAAGTAGCGAATGTATTTCCACTGGGCGGTTCTCACGCTTTCAATCCGCGGATTGCCAAAGTACGTTGACCAGAGATTCTCAGCAAAACTGCTATCGCGAACTTTTTCGACGGCTCCTTCGACTAGCCCACGGAGACTCTTCCCTTGCATGCCGTCAGGAATATCGACTCCCGCCAAATCGAGCAGCGTCGGGGCGATGTCGACCGATTCCACTAAGGCGGTCGTCCGCAGTCCCTGCTTCGACTCGTCGACCCTCGGGTCCATAACAATCATCGGGACACGGAGGCAGGGCTCGTAATTAAGCGCCTTGCCGCCCAGACCAAACTCGCCCGCCATAATGCCATGATCGCTGCTGAAAACGATCACCGTATCCTCGGCGAGCCCCTCCTGCTGCAGTGACTCACGGATGCGACCAATCATGCGGTCGATCCCCGTAATCGTCTGTGCTTTGCGGACTAGTTGCTCGCGAAGCAAATCCGGCGTGTCGACATACTCGTAGTTGATCTGCCGATACTCGGCGAACAGTACGTCCGTCGGTAACTTTGGCTCTGTGATCTGATCCTTGGCAACGTAGGTCTTAGGGATCGAGAGCTGCCCCATTTGATCGCGATAGGCAGTGCGATAGAGCTGGGGGTCGGTGGCGAGCATTTCCATCGACCGAGTCCCAGCCCCATGCGGGAGATTCAGAGCGATTGTTAAGCAAAAGGGCTGATCGGACGGTCGCATCTTCAGAAACGACTGAGCGCCGGCAATGTAATCAACGCCAGAGTCGAGGAAGCTGTTCGCCCCTTCGCTGACGATTTCAATTTGCGTGTCGGCCTTGGCCTGTTTGAAAATCTCGTGACGCCGTTTTGGGTAGAACGTCAAGTGACCGTGACCGGCATACCAGAAGTCGAAGCTGTTGTTGATCAGGTCAGAGTCATACCCTTTCTCGCCGATCGGTACATGGTTCTTACCGACGTATCCAGTGTAGTAGCCAGACTTTCTCAACAAAACCGGATAGCTCTGCGACCAAGCCTCCGGCTTCATCGAGGTTCCGGAGTTGAAATTGATGCCGTGTTTGCGCTCATATTGTCCCAGGAAGTAACAGGCTCGGCTCGGGGTACAAATCGCGCTCGTCACCGCGGCATTGGCAAAGAGTGTGCCCTCGGCAGCGAGCCTGTCGAGATTGGGCGTCTTGATGAACTCGTTACCGGTGCATCCCAGGGTGTCATAGCGCTGATCATCCGTGAGTACGAAGATCAAATTCGGACGTTCCGCTGCCGCACCGCGCTTGTATCCGATCAACGTAAAAAGAATCGCGAAACAGGCTAGACCGATCGCTAAAAGACGTTGAACCCTCATTCGTGCACCTCCACAATCAGTGGAATCTGTACGTTGAAGGCGTGGCGGACATTCAGTTCGTCGATGCGATCAGCAGCGCAGATAAGTGCGACCGGTTTGCCATCCTCGAATACGACTTGGGGCCGTTCGAGATGATCAAGCTTTTCCGTCGTCCCATCCTCCCAAGTGATCGTTCGATCAGAGATCTCATGGAACTTCGCGGGCTGCCAATTGATTCCGTCGATTGAATCGTAGTGCACTAGCGAAAAGATTCGCTGCCCTCCGAGATGCTTCATGCGTTTCACGATTGCTCGATACTTTCCTTCTTGAAACCAGATATAGGGATCTTCCGCGGGAAAACGCTCGTCGCCGTGGGTAAACACGGGGTTGGGTGACTTCACGAATGGCCCGAGAGGATTGTCAGCGATCGCCACCATGTGGACCACGGGACCGCCGCCGGGCAGGGGGAACTTCTTACCGACCGCTTTGTAGACCATCAGAATCTCACCACTGGGACGCTGACAAACGGAAGGGTTCGAGGTCATCAGCGAATCCAACGCGGTATCGTCGTCGCTGATATCCATAACTGGCTGCTTCATCCGTACCCAAGGGCCTTCGGGTCGCTCCGCAACGGCGACTCCAATGCGTTGGTTGTTGCGGTGCTCCCAATTTAGTAATTGTTTCCCAGGCGATCCCACGACTTCACCTGCCCCGGTGTTGCCCATGTAGTAGAGATAGTACTTGTCGCCGAACTTGTGGACCGTCGGGTTATGAGTACACCAGCCATCCCAAGGCTCCTTGCCCAGCCGAGGAAGCGCAACACCATGGTGCTCGTAAGGACCAAAGGGGCTTTTCGAAGTCGCGTGAGCGATTTCCGAATCGGTGACCCAGGCCCAGCCCAGCTTCTTCGGCCAACGCGAATAAAGCATGTGAAAAAGTCCGTCCTCTCCCTGCACCACCGATCCGCCCCAATGGCTCCAGGTTTCGTTTTCGAAAACTGATGTCTTGCTGACTTGACCTAACTTGATTTCTAAATCGGGGGCCTGGCCTGCGCTTCCCTCCGGGATGACGCTCAATGTCGTACTGTCAGACTGAAGTCCCTCAGACTGAGCTTTCACGGTGATTGCACCAGCTTGCTTGCCTGCCTTGACGATCAACATGCACAGGCCGTTGAACGCATCGCGCTCGTCGGCAATGAAGGGTGCGGTGGTGGCGGCGTTTCCATTGCCGACCGCGGCGATGGTTCCAGCTCCTCCTACTGAGAAACGGACCTTATTGGAAGCCAGCGGGCAGAGATTTCCCTTCGCGTCTGCAATGCGCACGGTGACGTAGGAAAGATCGTTCTCTCCAGCGGAAAGCATGCTGCGGTCGGGGACCAGCCGAACTCTCGCTGGTGGGCCAGATGTCCTTATTTCTTTCTCGGCAACCGGCTCACCGCCGATGTAGCCGACGACTCTTAGTGAGCCGGGGGCAAAGGGAGCCTCCCACGACAGACGATACTTTGACATGAAGTGAGCTTTTTCGTACCGGAGAAACTTCACCGGGAGCTTCGTGAGATTCTTCCCTTTGACCTTCCGTCCCAGCGACTTGCCGTTGACGAACAACTCAACCTCTTCGCAATTCGTGTAGGCGAAGATCGGAATGCGCTCTTGGTCAGTTCCCTCCCAGTTCCAATGGGGAAGCACATGCACCATCGGCTTCGTGGTCCATTGGCTCTGATAGAGAAAGAAGCGATCCTTTGGGAACCCACACAGATCCACCGCGCCGAAATAAGAACTGCGCGCGGGCCAGTCCGCATTCCAGTAGCCGTTGGTACTGTTATCTCTGCCGCCGTATGGAGTGGGCTCGCCGAGGTAGTCAAAACCGGTCCAAATGTACTCACCGAGCACTTCCGGGTTTTTCTCTAGGGCATCGAATTCAACATCGGGTGGGTAAGCCCAAGGCGGGCCTATGATGTCGTAGCTGGATACCTGTAGCGACTCATGCGTCTTGTATTTCTCGATCGGCAGGTGATAGACACCTCGGCTACTCGTACATGAAGAGGTTTCTGAGCCAACGACCAAGTTGTCTGGCAAGAACTCAGCAACGGGCGCTCCGTAGGACAATGGCTTGTAGTTCATGCCTGCGATGTCGATCTTCCCGGCCATGCCTGACTTGTAGGGGCCGGGCCAATAGTTGAAGCCGCAGATGGTCGGCCGTGTTTCGTCGATCTCCTTGACATAACCGTTGAGCAGCTCAGCCAGGCGATTTCCCTCATTCGGTTTTCCTTGCTCAAGAATCTCGTTCCCGATGCTCCACATGAACACCGAAGGGTGATTCCGATCGCGCCGGACCATGTCCTTAATGTCGCGCTCCGCCCACTCGTCGAAGAACTTGTTGTAACCATTGGGCACTTTGGCAATCCGCCACACATCGAAGGCTTCGACTTGCACGAGGATTCCCAGCTCATCGCAAAGGTCAAGGAACTCATTCGACGGCGGGTTGTGGCTGGTGCGGACCGAGTTGACGCCCATCTGCTTCATGATCTGCAGCTTTCGCTCGTCCGCGCGACGATTCACAATCGCACCCAGCGGCCCGTTGTCGTGATGCAAACATACTCCTTGGATGCGGATCGGCTTTCCGTTGAGGGAAAACCCGTTGGCCTTGTCGAACTCCAGCTTGCGAATGCCAAAACGCGTTTCAGTTGCATCAACAACGGTCCCGCCGCTTTGTAATGAAGTGCGAAGCCGGTACAGACGTGGCGAGTCGAGATCCCACAGTTTGGGCTCGACGACGTTCAGTTTGGCAGTCGCTGAGGAACCATCGTCCGATATGCTGCCCGAAGTTTGTGCAACGACCTCTCCTTTCGGATCAACGACCTCGTATTCGACATGGAGATTTGCGTCCGGTTTCTCACCAGTGATCGTAGTCACAACATCGACGGCTGCTCGATCAGAACCAACCTCCGACGTAGTAACGAATGTTCCCCAGTGAGGGATGTGTACCGGATTCTTATAGTCGAGCCAGACATGGCGGTAGATTCCTGCGCCCGGGTACCAGCGTGAGGAAAGATCTTCCGGCGCGAGTTTCACCGCGACAAGATTCTCACCTCCAAAGTTCAGATGCTTGCTCACCTCGTACTGGAACTCGATGTACCCAAAGGGGCGGTTCCCAAGGAAATGCCCATTGACCCAGACGTGTGCGTTGTACATCGCTCCGTCGAAGGTGATGAACACCTTCTTCCCCTTCGCCGCGGCAGGGACTTGAAACTGCTTGCGGTACCAACCGGTCCCATGAAAAGGCAAACCGCCGCAGCGGGCGTTGTACTTCTCATCGAAAGGGCCCTCGATCGCCCAGTCGTGAGGAAGATCGAGGTCACGCCAATCGCCATCCTCGAAGGAGGAAAGCTCCGCGCCTTCAGCTTCACCTAAGTGGAACTTCCAGTTGTCATCGAAGGCCTGGCGTCCCAAGTGATCGCTATTAGCAACGCAAGTCGTTGCCGCCGTAATAAGCAGCAGTACACAAAGAAAGAAAGCCTTGAGTGAAGATCGACCGCCCATAGATACCTACAGTTTGTTTTGGGGAGGGGTTACTAGCTTGTTCAGTCCACTCATGTTTTGGAGCCGAAATTAAAGCCAACGAGCACCGAGACAACCGTGCGTGCCCCATTGAACACGACCAGGAAGCACTTCACAACCAAACTGACATTGAATTGACAAGTTTTCGCTACCTCTTCGGGCCGCTTCAACCGCTTGCTCGCACCCTGAAGGACTATTACATTCCCGATCTCGTCTACGCTAGAATAGCGACTCTTTTCTTTCGCGACTTCCTCGAATGAACAACAATCGGCATGGCACCATCTTTTCGTTTCCTCCGACAACTTCAGCTTCCCCTGCTCACTGGCCTTGTGCTTTTCTCGCCAGCAGTATTCGCTCAGTCGCCGTTGAGTCCCGAGGGAGAGGAGCAACTAGCAACTCACAACTTTCTCTTTGATAGTTTCTCCGAAGGACGCAAGACCGTCTATCAAGGCCAGGGGGCAGACCGCGGCCTGAAAGAACTTACTCTGCTTGAAGAGACGCGACAGATTCGCGATGGTTACGAGCTCCTTGTCCCCGAAGGCGCAGAACGAATCGCCGGACTTTTCCGTCACTTTGGTTTCCATGGCAAGAATCTGGATCGCATCAAGGAGGTGCACGTCTTTCCCTTTTCTCCTGACAAGGCGCCGCCTCGCAGTGTGCAAAAGAAAGACTTTTACCGCGTTCAAATGCCCTCGATCCCGCTGTCTGACGAACCCTTCGGACAGATGAAGATCAAGTTTCTCATGAAGCATAAGGATGCCGTCTGCCAGATTGACGACCTCATTTTCTACGCTCAGAAGGCGATCCCACCTGAGTTCGACACCATTCCTTACCGCGACCTTGGATCGGAGCACCCTCGCGAAGCGGTGGAAATTCTGATCGACACCGACAACGAACTGTGGATCGGCGGGTCGACGGACTTGCAGCGAGACCGTTGGTTCCGCATGCATGAGACGCCCGGCGTCGTGCATCAATCTTTTGAGAAGTGGGCCGCTGAGCGGAACTTTCTTCCCGGACGAGGTGCCTTCAAATTCAATCCGGCAATCACCCGCCGCTGGGGTAAATGGGAACCGCTCAAGGAACGCGACGACAAGCCAGGATCAGCTGACTTGACGTTTTTCGATCAGTACGATGCAGGGGTCAGGCACCGCAAAACGATTCCTTTATTCAAGAGCAAACCCTTCGCCCTCTGCTTCAATGATTGGCCAGAGTTCATGTCTGTGCCACTGGTCGGCCGCGGCACACCTCAAATTAGTCGCTTCGCGGAAGCAGCGGAGCTGGCGGCCGCCTATGTCGAAGATCAAATCGAAGATGGTGGTTTCACAGCCCATTGGTGGGAGGTAAAGAACGAGAGCTCGGTACAGTCGGAATGGGCCCACCATTGGAAGGAAAAGCAGGGAATCGACGGCTGGGGGCTGCTGGCCGATTTCCATAATCAGGTTGCTGATGCGGTCCATGAACGCGCACCTGAGGTGAAAGTCGGCGGCCCTTCCTCCGCTTACATGCAGGTCCAGGTGAAGGACTTTACGATCTATCACAATCAGGCCCGGTTTATCGAAGAAACACGCGGACACCTCGATTTCTTCTCGCACCATTTTTATGAGAACGCCCTCATGCTCGGCGCTCACGAACGACGTGGCATGGGCTACTCGAACTACCTACTAGGGCGATACGAAGCGATTCTCGACATGCTCCGCGCGCACATGCACAAGGTCGACAACGTGCTGCCCATCCTGATTACCGAATGCGGCTCGCTCCAGAACGGACGCAACCCTTCGGACAATTGGTTACGGCTCC
The genomic region above belongs to Lacipirellulaceae bacterium and contains:
- a CDS encoding sulfatase-like hydrolase/transferase; translation: MRVQRLLAIGLACFAILFTLIGYKRGAAAERPNLIFVLTDDQRYDTLGCTGNEFIKTPNLDRLAAEGTLFANAAVTSAICTPSRACYFLGQYERKHGINFNSGTSMKPEAWSQSYPVLLRKSGYYTGYVGKNHVPIGEKGYDSDLINNSFDFWYAGHGHLTFYPKRRHEIFKQAKADTQIEIVSEGANSFLDSGVDYIAGAQSFLKMRPSDQPFCLTIALNLPHGAGTRSMEMLATDPQLYRTAYRDQMGQLSIPKTYVAKDQITEPKLPTDVLFAEYRQINYEYVDTPDLLREQLVRKAQTITGIDRMIGRIRESLQQEGLAEDTVIVFSSDHGIMAGEFGLGGKALNYEPCLRVPMIVMDPRVDESKQGLRTTALVESVDIAPTLLDLAGVDIPDGMQGKSLRGLVEGAVEKVRDSSFAENLWSTYFGNPRIESVRTAQWKYIRYFKNDRAQFSSVTKKTLYQVTPSQIESYADWLTSSIRGEQPVYEELFHLASDPSESNNLASRVTYAEVLEEMRSECQRLVTFAKGDVDAPPASIVVEGIREGRSKK
- a CDS encoding sulfatase-like hydrolase/transferase, coding for MKYSICLVFLSLSSLASAQRPNIIVIMADDMGYADAGFTGSTDIRTPHLDALAASGVTFTNGYVTHPYCGPSRAGLLSGRYQQRFGFETNPAYDPSNPYMGIDPTITLFPKLLQKAGYRTGVIGKWHLGAASLFHPNHRGFDYFYGFLGGGHDYFKIDLRKPVKEAYLQALERNGKPAEFKGYLTTALSEDAAKFVETNRDNPFFLFLAYNAPHAPLQAPKEAIQEYAHIEQRKRRIYAAMVSTMDAGIGKVVDALEQNGLRDDTLIFFLSDNGGPQSSKNRPGNWNGSSNTPFRGGKGNLYDGGVHVPFIASWPAQIEKGSTFENPVISLDIAATAVALATQNDQLPDGFEGVNLMPALKKEDSSAPHDFLYWRDGGVRWSILDSSRRKHVKDRPNGKPELFDLPSDIAEQQDLGAERPELASQLRDSWQRWNESNVHCRMEGYEHYHQLRDQFFLDSIPKKAAGEDYTPEPVPTFR
- a CDS encoding glycoside hydrolase family 2 TIM barrel-domain containing protein; this encodes MGGRSSLKAFFLCVLLLITAATTCVANSDHLGRQAFDDNWKFHLGEAEGAELSSFEDGDWRDLDLPHDWAIEGPFDEKYNARCGGLPFHGTGWYRKQFQVPAAAKGKKVFITFDGAMYNAHVWVNGHFLGNRPFGYIEFQYEVSKHLNFGGENLVAVKLAPEDLSSRWYPGAGIYRHVWLDYKNPVHIPHWGTFVTTSEVGSDRAAVDVVTTITGEKPDANLHVEYEVVDPKGEVVAQTSGSISDDGSSATAKLNVVEPKLWDLDSPRLYRLRTSLQSGGTVVDATETRFGIRKLEFDKANGFSLNGKPIRIQGVCLHHDNGPLGAIVNRRADERKLQIMKQMGVNSVRTSHNPPSNEFLDLCDELGILVQVEAFDVWRIAKVPNGYNKFFDEWAERDIKDMVRRDRNHPSVFMWSIGNEILEQGKPNEGNRLAELLNGYVKEIDETRPTICGFNYWPGPYKSGMAGKIDIAGMNYKPLSYGAPVAEFLPDNLVVGSETSSCTSSRGVYHLPIEKYKTHESLQVSSYDIIGPPWAYPPDVEFDALEKNPEVLGEYIWTGFDYLGEPTPYGGRDNSTNGYWNADWPARSSYFGAVDLCGFPKDRFFLYQSQWTTKPMVHVLPHWNWEGTDQERIPIFAYTNCEEVELFVNGKSLGRKVKGKNLTKLPVKFLRYEKAHFMSKYRLSWEAPFAPGSLRVVGYIGGEPVAEKEIRTSGPPARVRLVPDRSMLSAGENDLSYVTVRIADAKGNLCPLASNKVRFSVGGAGTIAAVGNGNAATTAPFIADERDAFNGLCMLIVKAGKQAGAITVKAQSEGLQSDSTTLSVIPEGSAGQAPDLEIKLGQVSKTSVFENETWSHWGGSVVQGEDGLFHMLYSRWPKKLGWAWVTDSEIAHATSKSPFGPYEHHGVALPRLGKEPWDGWCTHNPTVHKFGDKYYLYYMGNTGAGEVVGSPGKQLLNWEHRNNQRIGVAVAERPEGPWVRMKQPVMDISDDDTALDSLMTSNPSVCQRPSGEILMVYKAVGKKFPLPGGGPVVHMVAIADNPLGPFVKSPNPVFTHGDERFPAEDPYIWFQEGKYRAIVKRMKHLGGQRIFSLVHYDSIDGINWQPAKFHEISDRTITWEDGTTEKLDHLERPQVVFEDGKPVALICAADRIDELNVRHAFNVQIPLIVEVHE
- a CDS encoding beta-agarase, with product MAPSFRFLRQLQLPLLTGLVLFSPAVFAQSPLSPEGEEQLATHNFLFDSFSEGRKTVYQGQGADRGLKELTLLEETRQIRDGYELLVPEGAERIAGLFRHFGFHGKNLDRIKEVHVFPFSPDKAPPRSVQKKDFYRVQMPSIPLSDEPFGQMKIKFLMKHKDAVCQIDDLIFYAQKAIPPEFDTIPYRDLGSEHPREAVEILIDTDNELWIGGSTDLQRDRWFRMHETPGVVHQSFEKWAAERNFLPGRGAFKFNPAITRRWGKWEPLKERDDKPGSADLTFFDQYDAGVRHRKTIPLFKSKPFALCFNDWPEFMSVPLVGRGTPQISRFAEAAELAAAYVEDQIEDGGFTAHWWEVKNESSVQSEWAHHWKEKQGIDGWGLLADFHNQVADAVHERAPEVKVGGPSSAYMQVQVKDFTIYHNQARFIEETRGHLDFFSHHFYENALMLGAHERRGMGYSNYLLGRYEAILDMLRAHMHKVDNVLPILITECGSLQNGRNPSDNWLRLLAWNAYLTKSMQRPDQIDLFVPFVFLHMSWNPMSGDAAFTPKTDRERHYKIEDFEPTTIANYFELWRDFDGRRLPVSFNRQWLDVIAVHQDNRISLAITNMGGRQLSVDLSKVAKKLGVKQAVQTRLNYHRGEVVFEPEHSIKVDSIPVDVNETTIVRLILPQPLRPRGKLRRERCYAHATAVKSNGEPILFEVQVDQPEAVSSAQLIVGIHRRGGVTKPLQVEFNGEPIAIDKGDAHEFTEYFAPLSTQLPLSKLQASNSVKISSESGATITSVQIVTDSTMPN